Genomic segment of Sphingopyxis sp. QXT-31:
TCGGAGCCGTTCGATTCCAGCGAGCTGATGCCATTGAGGCTCTGGACGATGCCATTCTCGTCAAAGACGACGTTGGTCAGGCCGTAGCGCCCCTCGGACAGGTTGAGGTCGCGGCGGCTCTCGACATAGGTGCGCTTCGAATATTGGACGTCGAGGTTAATATCGAGCGTGTCCGACGGCTGCCACTGGATCGCGCCGAAGATCGCGTCGCGCTTGTCGGTCTCGCTGATCTGGCGGAAGGTGTAAGCGTTGGGGACGAGGTAGAAGGGCAGGTCCTGCCCATATTCGTCGCGCGTATATTCGTTGCAATTGTTGTTCGCGACGACCGGCGCGGCCTGGCATGCGGTCCAAGTGGTGGACGCGGCATAGGTTTCTTCGGGATTGTTGGTGTCGTTGCGCTGCGCGCCGATCGCGATGCCGATCGTGTCGTTCGCGAACTGGTCGACATAGCTCAGCGTCCCGCGCCAGCCGACGCCGCCCGAGCCGCCGGTGATGCGGTCGCCATAGGGGTTGTATTGCGCCTTGATCTCGCCCTGCAGGCGCGTCTTGCCGAAGTCGAGCGGGCGCAGCGTGCCGATCTCGATCGTCCCCGCAACGCCGCCCTCGACGAGGCTCGCCTGCTGCGTTTTGTAGATCTTGATGTTGTTGACCAGCTCCGACGGGAACTGGTTGAAATTGACCGAGCGGTCGCCACTGCCATTCGTGGCGTCACGGCCGTTGAAGGTCGCGTTGGACAGGAAGGGGCCGAGCCCGCGCAGTGCGATTTCGGACGCGTCGCCCTTTTCGCGGTGCGTTGTCGCGCCGGTGATCGTCTGGATCGCCTGCCCCACCGAGATGGCGGGGATGTCGCCGATGTCGTCCGACGACAAGGCATCGACGATCGCTGTCTCCTCGCGCTTCGTGTTGATCGAATTCTGGATCGTCTCGCGGATGCCGGTGACGACGATCGCATCCTCCTCCTGCACCGCGTCCGGCGGCGGCGGGCTTTCCTGCGCGGTCGCGGGCATGGCGGCGACCAGCAGCGTCGAACCGGCACCGGCCAGCAACGCGGCGCGCAGGCTGCGCGCGCGGATCGGATTGCGAGAAGTCACGTCGTCTCTCCCTGAAAATCGATTCTCTTATGGCCGATGCTGTCGAGCATGGCGGCCAATTTGTCAACAATAGTGTATGGCAAATTGGTTAGTCCATTTTGCCATACAAATCCGTCAAGGCACGAGCTGGCTCCGCAGGCTGGGGACCGCACGCGCCAGCGCCTGCGTCACCAGCTTGGCGGTGACCCCCGCCCCGACGTCGCCGAGGTGGGTATAGTCGAACTTGCGCGTCACCTGCCCGCGCGCCCCGTCCCCGGCGATCGGCGCGGGTTCGGGCGGCGCCGGGCGCGCGGTGAGCGTCGTGCCCGCCTTCGCCGCGGCGAGTTCCTCGTCGGTCGGCGGCTCCTGCGCGAGCTTGGTCGCGATCTCCGGCCCCATCTCCTGCGCCTGTGCGGCGCTGAGCGCGTTCAAATCGACCAGCGGAACGTCCATCGCCTTGGCGACGGTCCGCACTTGGTCGGACCAGCTGGCGAGCGTGTTCCTGAGCTTGCCGTCCTTGAACTCGCGGCGCGTTAGCGGAGTGACGAGCACGGGCGTGGCGCCTGCGGCCTTGACCTCTTCGACGAAGCGCTTGAGGTTCGCGGGGAATTCGGTCGTCTCGTCGGTCCAGCGTTCGGGGCGCGACGACTGGTCGTTGTGCGCGAACTGGATCAGCACCCAGGTGCCGCGGTAACCCGGCACCTTCGCCTCGGCGAGCGCGATGTCCCAGCCGCCCTCCTGGCGGTAGCTGCGCGTGCTGCGCCCACCACGCCCGGCGTTGAGGCACGCGACCGACGACTTCACATGATGCGCGCAGAAGGCCCCGCCCCAGCCGCTGTGCGGCGCCATGGTGGAGTCGCCGACGAAGATGATCTTGTACGGCTCGAGCGGCGGCGCGTCGGTCCGTTCGCGCGTCTGCGCCTGCGCGCCGCCCGCAAGCAGCACGCAGGCGGCGGTTGCGGTAAGCCAGCGCATCACGAGAAGGCCAGCCCGCCGTTGATGTCGAGGCAGACGCCCGCGAGGAAGCTCGCGCCCGGCGAGGCGAGATAGACGATCGTGTCGGCGACCTCGTCGGGATGGCCTTCGCGGCGCAGCGGCGTGTTGCCCGCGGTCGCGGCGCGCCCCTCGGGCTTCGAGAAGATGTCGTGGAAGCTCGTCCCGATCAGCCCGGGGCACACCGCGTTCACGCGAATGCCCTGCGGCCCGAGTTCCTTCGCCATCGAACGGGTGTAGGTCATCAGCGCGCCCTTCGCGGTCGCATAGACCGACGCGCCGGGGCCGCCGCCATCGCGCCCCGCGAGCGACGAGACGTTCACCACCGCCGACCCTTCGCCGAGGAAGGGCAACGACGCCTGGAGCACGAGGAAGGCCGATTTGAGGTTGAGCGTCATGACATGGTCGAAGAAGGCCTCGTCCATCTCGCTCAAGGTCTTGCGCGCGACCATGCCGCCCGCGAGGTTGACGAGGATGTCGAGCCGGCCGCTGAACGCGACGCCGACCTCGTCGAGCATCGCCTTGACCGCGGCGCTGTCGGTGACGTCGGCCTGGATCAGGAAGGCATCGCCGCCCGTGTCCTTGATCGCCTTCAGCGTATCCTCGGCCGCCTCGCGGCCGCTGTTGTAGTTGATAGCGACGCGGACGCCGGCGCGCGCGAGCGCGATCGAGACCGAGCGTCCGATGTCGCGGCCGCCGCCGGTGACGAGCGCGGTTTTCCCCTGGAGATTCATTGGATGCAGTTCCTTATTCTTGATTGTTGGCGGGTTTGACGGTGACCGGTGCGACGCGGCCGCCGACCAGCCAGAAGCACAGGAAAGAGATGGGCACGATCGCCGCGGAGAGCGCGAAGATCGGCGCGTAGCTCGTCTCGGTGAGCGCTGGGACGAGCCAGGTGGTGATCAGCGTGCCGGCGACCGCGGCGGTGCCGCTGATCCCTGCGAGGCTGCCGACCGCGCCGCCGCCGAAATAGTCGCTGGGCAGCGTCTGGATATTGCCGATCGCCATCTGGAAGCCGAAAAGAATGCAGGCGATCAGCAGCACCGCGGTCAAGGGATCCCTCGCGCCGATCGTCAGCAGCAGCGACGGCAGCATGATCGCACAGCCGATCGCGATGGTCGTCATGCGCGCCTTGTGCACGCTGCCGCCCTTGCCGATGATCCGTCCCGCGAGCCAGCCGCCGAACAGGCTGCCGAGCATCGCGCCGACGAAGGGTACCCAGGCGAAGAGCCCGATCTGCTTGACGTCGAAGCCGAAGGTTTCGGCGAGATAGATCGGCAGCCACGACACGAAAAGCCACCAGACGGGGTCGAGGAAAAAGCGCGAAAGGATGACGCCCCAGCTCTGGCGATAGCGCAGCAGCTCGCCCAGCGGCACGCGGCGGTCGTCGTCGCGGCCCGCCTCCGTGCGGCCGGTGAGGATATAGGTGCGCTCTTCTTCGCTCAGCCCCGGATGCTTGTCGGGATCGGCCTTGTAGAACCAGAGCCACGGAATGAGCCAGACGAAGCCGAGCACACCGATCAGCAGAAAGGTGCCGTGCCAGCCGAATTGCACGAACAGCAGCGCGATCAGCGGCGCCGACACGATCCCGCCGAGCGAGGCGCCGGCGTTGAAGATGCCCTGCGCCAGCGCACGCTCGCGCGACGGGAACCACAGCGCATTGGCCTTGGCCGCGCCGGGCCAGTTGCCCGCCTCGCTGATCCCCAGCGTCGCGCGGAGCACCATTAGCAGCGGCATCGAGCGCACCAATGCGTGCGCCGCGATGGACAGCGACCAGACGACGATCGAGATGGTGAAACCCATCCTTGTGCCGATCGCGTCGAAGACGCGCCCGAAGAGCGACTGGCCGAAGGCATAGAAGATCATGAAGATCGTCACCAGCAGCGCATAATCTTCCTTCGACGCGCCGATTTCCTTCGACACCTCGGGCCACATCACCGCGAGCGCGTTGCGGTCGATGTAGTTGATGACGGTCGCGAGCGCGATCAGCCCGATCACGCACCAGCGGAAGCGGCCCTTGAGATTGTTCATTGCTTCGCTCCGGTCTTGGCGAGGTCGAGGCGGCCGACGGGGCCGGTCCAGGCCAGCGTGCAGCCGTCGATGGTGACGCTGTGCTTCGCGCCCGCGGCGACGTCGTCGGCGACTGCGATGGCGATGCGGCGACCGTCGACGAGCGTGACGAGAACGACATCGGCGCCGGCTTCGCGGCGATGCTCGAGGCCGGTGACGCGCGCGCTGCTCGCGACGACGGTCTCGGCCGACGCGTCGTAAGCGCCATGCGGCTCGAGCAGGCTGACGAAGGTCGCGTCGCCGGCGCCGTCGACGCGCTGGATCACCACCGGTTCGCGGCGGAGGTTGAAGTCGGGATCGTTGGCGCCGCTCTCGGCGACGATGAAGCGCGCGCCCGCGGGCGGCAGCATATGATAGGAGTAGAAGCGGCTGCCCTGCATCCACGTCAGCCGCGCCTTGCCCGCCTTGCTCCCCTCGCCGTCGACCCACAGATGCTGGTAGCCGTTCGCGGTACCCAGCACCGGCCGCTCGGCGAGCTTCCGCTCGAAGGCGATGTCGCTGTCGATGATATGCCCCGAAAAATGCAGCGGCAGGTCGTAACGATGCCTGCCGCTGCCAGTTGGGTGGAGGATATCGAGCACCAGCGGATTGGCGAGGCCGCCGACCTCGACCAGCAGCAGCGCGCGGCGGAACGCAACGTCCTTGTACGCGCTGTCGATTGCGCCGATCGCATAGCGCGTCGGGCCGTCGAGCGACGCCGCGAGCTGGCGCGTGCCGGCCTTCTCGCCCGCCTTCCAGTCGCCGCCGAAATGGCTTTGCTCGTCGACGATCAGCGTGTTGTGCGCGATCGTCGCGCTCGCCCAGCTGTCGTTTTCGGGGAGGTAGCGCCCGCCCTGCTTCGCCTCGACATTCAGGAAGCGCGCGGCGCCATAATCGGTCACCACCGCGCCGGTCTCGTCATAATAGAGCCAGCCGAGGCGGTCGAAATGACCATGGCCCATGCCCTGCACCGTATTCTTGGCGACGAGCAGCGGCCCGCTCGGATCGGGCTTGGTCCGCAGCAGGACGAGCGCGCCCTGCTTGCCATCTGGGCCGTCGGAGAGCAGCCGTGAGCCGAAGGGCCAGGGCTTCGCCTTGCCCGCCGCGAGATCGGCCGCCATCGCCTGCCCCGCGGGGGTCAGCACGGTGCGCCCCTGCCACTCGGCGATCGACAGGAAGGCCGGATCCTTGGTCGCGCCATAGGCGATCGCGACCGCGTGATAGAGCTCCTCGGTGCGCAGGCTCTTGTCGGGCATCGCGTCGTTGATCGGCAGGAAAAACCCGTCGTGGGTGACGTCGATTGCGGTACGGATCGCCTTCAGCACGATCCCATCGCGGTACTCGAAAATCCGGCGGTCGGGGTCGTTCGCCGCGATCGCGGCCGCGAGGACAACGAAAGGCTGGAGCGCATAGCGCTGATAATAGGGCCCTTCGGCATAATAGCCGTCGGGCGAGAAGAGCAGGTCGAGCTGGCGCAGGAACCCTGCCTTGCCGCTCTTGTCGAGCCCGAGCAGCGCCTTGTCGACGAGGTCGCGGTCGCCGAGCAGATATCCCGACAGTCCAACACCCGCCGCAGCCCAGGTCGCGTGATTGTGGATGCGGTCGATCACCTCGGGCGAGCCGTCGGACAGGAAATGTGCCATCGGGCGGATCACCCGGTCGTCGATGCGCTGGCGGTCGGCGGCGGAGAGCGACGCGCGGATCTCGGCATAGCCCTGCACCGCGTTGACGAGGAATACGCTGTCGTTGAGGCTCTGCCAGAAGAGGCGGCCGGCGGTCTGGTTGGCCTTGGCCGGATGCGGTCCGAGCCCTGGGTAGAGGTCGGCATAAGCGAGCAGCATGTCGCGGACATGATCGCGGTAACGCGTATCGCCGGTCATGCGGAAGAGCTGCCCGCCCTCGAAGATCACGCGATAATTGCGCTTGTGCTGCTCGTGGGTGAAGCCGCCGCCGGGGTCCTTGGGCACGGGCACGTTGATGCCCGCCTTGATCGACGCCTCGACGTCGCGCCGCGCGCGCTCGACCTCCCCGGCAAAGAGCGGGGAATAGGCTTGCGGGGCGGCTGCGGGCGGGGTCTGGGCGTTCGCCGGGATGGTGTGCAGGGTCGCGGCGGCGAGCAGGAGCGCGAGGGTGCGGGTCACGGGCGCGCCTCCACATTGAGCTCGATCAGCCCGCGCGGCGGGCCTTTCCACGCGAGTTCCTCGATCCGCGGCGCGGGGGTCGCGGCGAAGGCGTTCGACGCGATGCGCGTCTCGGGCGCGCCGACCGAGTGGATCACGACGATGCCCTCCGACTTGGCGAATTTATTCTGCATAATATCCGCGTGCTGGGCGCCCGAAATGCGCAGCGACGCGCCGCCGGCGCCGCTGTCGGCAACGCTCGATCCGGTCATTGCGAACCAGGGGCCGAAGGTGCTTTCGTCGGTGCCCTTGCGCAGCAGGTCGGCGACCATCGCGACGCGCGCGAAGTTGCTGGCCGCGATCGTCAGCCGCTCCATCGGGTACCAGCCCTTGGGCTCCTGCTCGCCGGTCGCGGCGGCGACGACGCCCATTTCAGCAAAGGCGCTGTTCTTTATGGTCACATCGGCGGCAAAGGTACCCGGTGCCATCGCGATGCCGTCTAGGCGACCCTTGCCAGGGCCGGCCACCGACACGCTCGTTAGGGTGATGCTGTAATTGGGGGCGACGCCGGGGCCGACCGCGATCAATGCGCCCTCGCCCGCCGCCGCGCGCGCATCGACTTCGAGATTTTCGAGCCGCAAACCGCCGCCGCCCTCGATCCGCGCGAGCCCCGACGCGACGCGTAGCACGGGCTTCGCATCCTTCGCGCCGGCGATGGTCAGGCGGTGGCGCAGCGCAAGCGGCGCGGCGACCTCATAGGTGCCCGCCGCGAGCAACAGCGTATCGCCCGCCCGGCTATCGGCGACCGCCGCAGCGAGCGAGGCGCCCGCAGCGAGCGGGTGGGTGGTGCCGGTGCCGAACGCCGCTTCGGGCGCCTCGCCGCGATACCAGCTCGCGCCGACCTCTTCGCGCGTCACGGGCTGGAGGTCGCGCGGCGCGCCGACCGCGGCGAGCGCCGGGTCGGTCGGGTAAAGCAGGCCGTTCGCGGCGCGCTCGAGCTTCACCTCGCGCTGCTCGACGCCCGCGCCGAGCAGAGGCTTGGCGACCTTCGCCTCGACATTGCCGGCGAGCGCGATGCCGCCGATCTCGCCCTCGGCGCGGAACGGGTCCTCGCCCTTCGCGCCGACGATCAGATTGCGTTCGAACTTGCTGTCGATGGGCGCCGCCGAGCGTTCGGCATCGGCGCCTGCCGCCAATGTGATGCGCGCGCTGTCGATGATGCTGTTATTCTCGATCCGCGCACCCGCGACCTGATGATAGCGGTTGATCGCCGAGTTCGGCACGCCGTTCATCACGCTGAGCGCGCTCTTGAACGAGGTCCCGGCCAGCCCCTCGAAATAATTGCCGCGCACCACCTGGTCGCGGTTGATCACGCGCACCCCGCCGGTGTCGGGCACGCCCTTGCCGAGGAAGATGTTGCGCTCGACGATATTGCCGTTGCCGTGGCGGAGAACGAAGGCGCCCTGCGCTTCGAGCACGAGATTTTCGCGCAGGATATTGCCGCCCGACTTGACCGAGACGATCTCGACCTCGCCGCTGGTGCGGTCGAAGATATTGCGCTCGACCACCGTGTTCGACGCCGAGAGCGATTCCTCGCTGGTACCGATGCGGATCGTCTCGCCCCCGTTCGAGCCCAGCGGCGGGCGCGGGCCGAAATAATTATGATCGATGCGGTGGCGGTTATCGAGCGGGTCGCCCGCGCGGCGGACCACCGCGAGCGTCACGCCCGCATTGGTCTTGCCCTCGAAATGCGAATGGTCGACGCGGTTGCCGGTGCCGTAGAGCGCGACCCAGATATCCTCGGCGCGGCGGTCGGCCTTGCTGTACCCGTCGATAACGACCTCGGTCACGCGCGTGTCGCTCGCGAGCGTCTTCGAGTCGCGGCGGAAGCTGATGACCTCCGACGTCGGGCTCGACCCGTTCTTGAAGATGAGGCCCGAAACGAGCAAGTGGCGGCCGCCGATGCGCAGGTTCGATTGGCCGGTGAGCAGCACCTTGCCCTTGGTCTGCGCGGTCAGCGCGATCGGCTTGTCCGCCGTGCCGGTGCCGGTGAAGACGATCTGGAAGTCGCGCCACTCGCCGTCGGCGAGGATGATCGTGTCGCCCGGCTGCGCCTTTTTGACCGCAGCCTTATATTGCGCCTGATCGCTGACGAGCAGGTCGCGCGCGAGCGCCGGATGCGCCGCCGAGACCAGCAAGACCGAAGTTAGAACCGCCCTTATCCGCACCATGCCTCACCCATTTTTTGATTCTCGCCCACTGGTCTATACAAGAGGTAGGACAATAACAACCCGGTTTTGGTCTGAATCATGGGTTGACATACTGGCCTGACAGGAGGAGCTTCCCGCAAAACAAGACCTGGGAGGGAGAGGGACAT
This window contains:
- a CDS encoding MFS transporter is translated as MNNLKGRFRWCVIGLIALATVINYIDRNALAVMWPEVSKEIGASKEDYALLVTIFMIFYAFGQSLFGRVFDAIGTRMGFTISIVVWSLSIAAHALVRSMPLLMVLRATLGISEAGNWPGAAKANALWFPSRERALAQGIFNAGASLGGIVSAPLIALLFVQFGWHGTFLLIGVLGFVWLIPWLWFYKADPDKHPGLSEEERTYILTGRTEAGRDDDRRVPLGELLRYRQSWGVILSRFFLDPVWWLFVSWLPIYLAETFGFDVKQIGLFAWVPFVGAMLGSLFGGWLAGRIIGKGGSVHKARMTTIAIGCAIMLPSLLLTIGARDPLTAVLLIACILFGFQMAIGNIQTLPSDYFGGGAVGSLAGISGTAAVAGTLITTWLVPALTETSYAPIFALSAAIVPISFLCFWLVGGRVAPVTVKPANNQE
- a CDS encoding heparinase II/III domain-containing protein, which produces MTRTLALLLAAATLHTIPANAQTPPAAAPQAYSPLFAGEVERARRDVEASIKAGINVPVPKDPGGGFTHEQHKRNYRVIFEGGQLFRMTGDTRYRDHVRDMLLAYADLYPGLGPHPAKANQTAGRLFWQSLNDSVFLVNAVQGYAEIRASLSAADRQRIDDRVIRPMAHFLSDGSPEVIDRIHNHATWAAAGVGLSGYLLGDRDLVDKALLGLDKSGKAGFLRQLDLLFSPDGYYAEGPYYQRYALQPFVVLAAAIAANDPDRRIFEYRDGIVLKAIRTAIDVTHDGFFLPINDAMPDKSLRTEELYHAVAIAYGATKDPAFLSIAEWQGRTVLTPAGQAMAADLAAGKAKPWPFGSRLLSDGPDGKQGALVLLRTKPDPSGPLLVAKNTVQGMGHGHFDRLGWLYYDETGAVVTDYGAARFLNVEAKQGGRYLPENDSWASATIAHNTLIVDEQSHFGGDWKAGEKAGTRQLAASLDGPTRYAIGAIDSAYKDVAFRRALLLVEVGGLANPLVLDILHPTGSGRHRYDLPLHFSGHIIDSDIAFERKLAERPVLGTANGYQHLWVDGEGSKAGKARLTWMQGSRFYSYHMLPPAGARFIVAESGANDPDFNLRREPVVIQRVDGAGDATFVSLLEPHGAYDASAETVVASSARVTGLEHRREAGADVVLVTLVDGRRIAIAVADDVAAGAKHSVTIDGCTLAWTGPVGRLDLAKTGAKQ
- a CDS encoding chondroitinase-B domain-containing protein, with the protein product MLVSAAHPALARDLLVSDQAQYKAAVKKAQPGDTIILADGEWRDFQIVFTGTGTADKPIALTAQTKGKVLLTGQSNLRIGGRHLLVSGLIFKNGSSPTSEVISFRRDSKTLASDTRVTEVVIDGYSKADRRAEDIWVALYGTGNRVDHSHFEGKTNAGVTLAVVRRAGDPLDNRHRIDHNYFGPRPPLGSNGGETIRIGTSEESLSASNTVVERNIFDRTSGEVEIVSVKSGGNILRENLVLEAQGAFVLRHGNGNIVERNIFLGKGVPDTGGVRVINRDQVVRGNYFEGLAGTSFKSALSVMNGVPNSAINRYHQVAGARIENNSIIDSARITLAAGADAERSAAPIDSKFERNLIVGAKGEDPFRAEGEIGGIALAGNVEAKVAKPLLGAGVEQREVKLERAANGLLYPTDPALAAVGAPRDLQPVTREEVGASWYRGEAPEAAFGTGTTHPLAAGASLAAAVADSRAGDTLLLAAGTYEVAAPLALRHRLTIAGAKDAKPVLRVASGLARIEGGGGLRLENLEVDARAAAGEGALIAVGPGVAPNYSITLTSVSVAGPGKGRLDGIAMAPGTFAADVTIKNSAFAEMGVVAAATGEQEPKGWYPMERLTIAASNFARVAMVADLLRKGTDESTFGPWFAMTGSSVADSGAGGASLRISGAQHADIMQNKFAKSEGIVVIHSVGAPETRIASNAFAATPAPRIEELAWKGPPRGLIELNVEARP
- a CDS encoding rhamnogalacturonan acetylesterase, which translates into the protein MRWLTATAACVLLAGGAQAQTRERTDAPPLEPYKIIFVGDSTMAPHSGWGGAFCAHHVKSSVACLNAGRGGRSTRSYRQEGGWDIALAEAKVPGYRGTWVLIQFAHNDQSSRPERWTDETTEFPANLKRFVEEVKAAGATPVLVTPLTRREFKDGKLRNTLASWSDQVRTVAKAMDVPLVDLNALSAAQAQEMGPEIATKLAQEPPTDEELAAAKAGTTLTARPAPPEPAPIAGDGARGQVTRKFDYTHLGDVGAGVTAKLVTQALARAVPSLRSQLVP
- a CDS encoding SDR family NAD(P)-dependent oxidoreductase; this encodes MNLQGKTALVTGGGRDIGRSVSIALARAGVRVAINYNSGREAAEDTLKAIKDTGGDAFLIQADVTDSAAVKAMLDEVGVAFSGRLDILVNLAGGMVARKTLSEMDEAFFDHVMTLNLKSAFLVLQASLPFLGEGSAVVNVSSLAGRDGGGPGASVYATAKGALMTYTRSMAKELGPQGIRVNAVCPGLIGTSFHDIFSKPEGRAATAGNTPLRREGHPDEVADTIVYLASPGASFLAGVCLDINGGLAFS